The Gadus macrocephalus chromosome 9, ASM3116895v1 genomic interval cTTTAACTGTAAACTGCAGGAGTGTTAAAATAAGAGTAAGCAGCATGGACAATGCCGAGTCAAGCATTAATAAAACCCTGAACTTTTTGCAAGATTAAGAAAAAAAAGCCATCTTTATTTTGCAAACAATTCATTTAGGCTTTGAATTATCGTTCATTAACTGTTGGACATGAAAGAAAACTAGTTGTTTTTTGTCAGTTACGAATTGAGGCCAATGTTTATTTCTTCAGAAGGTTATTTTTTACCTGGCAAACTTCCAATGGTCAATTAGCATTTACACTTTACATCGTGACTGCAAACTGAACTTCAAATTAAACAAAGAAAACCAATGAAAACTAGTTACGATTTATTTGAAGTCATTATGTTTGCAAAAATCGACCTATAATCACTCCAGAAAATAAGCGGCATCAAGTTTTGTTTCGTAAAATCGGGACACAAGCCGCATACGGtacctaaaaataaaaaaagtggtattggtaaaataaaataaataaccagAAAGAAACTCAATTATACAACAGAACGTACCTTCATTGGTTGGGCGAGGAAACCGGTGGGCTGAGAGAGGTCATTGCTCGGGAGGAAGCCTGGAACATTCCTTGCAAACTCCTCATACACGGCCAGTTGTTTTGGGTCCACTCCTCCCACCTACATACAAATACAGTTAGCCAGGCCATAACAGGCACCCCCGAGGAAATCCTCTTCGAATGCAAGCGTTAACAGCAGTAAAGCCTATATGCCTTGACCCACCTTGAGTCTGATCTGCTCAGGCATGCGCTCAGCCTGGTAGGTCAGCACGACGGGGTCACAGTAACGACGGCCTTCCTGGCGTGCATGCTTCCTCAGCTCAAACTCCTGGAAGAAAAGTCCACATCCAAACGAGTCAGACCCGCCCAATGGTTTCTCTCTCCGAGGAAGACAATGGAAAAGAGTCAAGGATGGAACTAAATATAAAACATTTGTTCATGCTGAAACCATGCACATTATTTAGAAGAACCAAACTACACAACCATCCTCGGCCCAAACAAAAGTCTTACGGTGGCCAATCTCTTGTCCATCTCAGGTCCAGCCTTCTCTACTGCCGTCTTCTGGATGAAGCAGCAGGCCAGTTCACAGTTATCCTGGGCAATCCTGGCTGCAGCCTCCTCCATCATCTCCCTCTGCTGAGGGGTCGGAGCCTGCCGGGACAACGATTGGAGCAGCTTTAGGAAAGTGGAGACCTCTTCAATGCCAAACGACTGTGCCGTTCATGCCCCGTCAGGTACCAGCGCATCAGAGAGGCTCACGGTCCGACCTACCCTCAGCGCCGCGGCGAAGCTGTTCTTGAGGTTGGTGGCGATGCTCATGAGGAGGGGCTCCCGGCATGTGATCATCGCCATGCCGGCGGTCAGGTTCCTCATCATGTGGTGCGCCGCTACGCGCATGCGAGACTCCTCCGAGTCCAGGGCAAAGTCCTTCCTCACAATCTGCTCACAGGTTGTCATGGCAATTTTGATGGAGCGGTCGACCACAGGGTGCACCAGCTCCTGGACGGCCCGCTCGACTGACTGCCGCACACACTGCTTCAGCTGAGGGTGGGCCTGCAGCAGGGGGATCTAGCATGGGACGGAACACGTTCAGGTTAAAACCATCAACGGGCAGATCTATAAACGAGAGCTAGAAACTGGAATGAGGTTTAGCAATGGGAGGGGCAGCATAGGCCACTTAAACCATCAATTGTAGTACAAAAGACCAGGACTCAGGCAGTACATGTCCAACATTTTACTTCCCCAAAATATGTCACACTAACTGAGGAGCATTTTAAGAACGCTGATGACGGTAACTTCCATCTGGCCGATGCCACTAGATGGAGGCTCAGCCAGGTGGGGGCCTCGTACGTacgttgatgttgatgttgatgtgcGGGGCCAGGCCGGCCAGAGCGTAGACATTGATGTCATGATAACTGAACTGTGGGGTGGGGGGCCCAGTCGTTGTGCAGGCGGTGGTAGTGGCAGCAGGGGTAGAAGGTGCAACTGCAAATGGAAGAAAGTCTCCTGTTGGTTACAAAACGCTATTTTGATTAAAATCATGGAAGGGGAAGAAGCACCGCCAGGCTGGATACAGAGCAAATCAAGCAGAAATTATTCACGCACAAACCACGTCAAAGGCTCAAAGTACAACCGTACATGCAGATACAAACATAAAACCATCCGACGCAACGTTCAGACTTGAGGAGCAGACACTGAAAAAGGATAGCAGAAATGTTTAAAGAAACGATTGAGAGCATTGAGCCGTGAACCCACCTGTGGTGACAATAGGGAGCATCTCCTCTGGAGGCTTGGCCTCTTTCTTTGGTGCAGACAGCTGCTCCTCCAGGCTCTTCAGCTTCTCTTTGTCCTTCAGCAGCGTACCCGGCTTGAGGTCGTTAATGTCCAGAGACAAGTTCTTACAAAGAACTTCAATCTCAAACTTAAGGTTAAGCtgcaaagaaaaacaattgGAAACATTGGCTCGCTGAAACACAACCGTAACAGGTCACTTTAAAAGCCAGTTGGCTAGAATGCCAGTTTTCCTTGTTCACAAACAACCCTAACTTTATCCCAACGACTCGGCTGACAGAGTCTGAACAATCTTACAAGTCTGTCTTCTGTCAAACCCTTGTGCTTTAACTTGGTGGTGGTGCAGATTGGTCAACCACCTCACCTTGAGGTCATGCTCCTGGTGCAGCTCTGCTAGAACATTCATGATGGCCATGGTCCAGGGGTTCTGTGGTCTGAACAcctacaaatgcacacacatgtcatTTCAACCCAATCAAATTGAGGCTTTTCATTTTTCCTCAGTATATGTGCGGCAATAAAGTGTAATGATGAATATACCGTCATTAAATACCCTTTTCTAGGCAACCATAGGGCATTAAAGAGCTGATCAGCCCctacatttgaaaaaatatatttttactgcAGAAGCAGTGAGATAAAATCCTATTCCACTTACCACACTACGTAAACTGGATTCCAGTACTTTGGCCACAAAGGGAACAACGTACAGGAGTTCTTGCTGACCCTTCACATAGGCTTCCAGCAAGAGAGACTTCACTTCCAGGTCCTAAGAATGAAACAGATTGGCAAAGGGATTTATTTAATGGCACCAAGGTCACAAGAATGTCCACTGACTAACAAATGCAAATTAAGTTACTGACCGTGTAAAGAATAGGCTTATTCTTGGCTAGGGTGATCATGCCCAGCCAGTGGCCCAAGTTCTTCAATAGGGAGCGATCAGAGAAATTGGCTGCAGCCTTGTCCGAGGTCAAGAGCACCTATGATACAAAATACGAAAGAGGGAGTTTAGATAAGGCACCTGGGAAACATTTATGACAATGTGTATTCAACCAAAAATTACCATAAAATCTGGTTTAATTCACACCAATGGCAAATGTGTGTTGGAGGGGCAAGGTTATTAATTGGAGACTGAAAGGTCAAGGAATCAAAATCTGCTTAGCACTaacaacattttttaaaagctATTCATGTACCCTGATATTTCTGTAGGTTTCACTGAGGACCATCTTCCCAAAGTCTGGGTTCTTCAGCGTGTCCAAGAAGTTGGAGTACAGGCTGTGGAAGTTTGGCTCGATGCTGACACGCTTCATCACTAGGTACTGAGACACCCAGGGCATGAACTCCTCCTTCACAGTTtccttcagctcctccacctggccagagagaaacagatgtcAGATTCAGCCCAGGTTCACAGAGTTACATTGGGTGAGGCCACGTGGCCGaagactactactactatacctTCTGTGTCATGTTCGACTGAGACAGGTTGTTGAAGATGAAGGCGATCTTTTCCTGGACGTTCTCCGGCGGCTCTACAATCCTCTCTGTCTGGTCGGTGGCTACCAACAGTGTGTCTATGTTGGTTGTGTTTATTGAGGGCTGTAGACAATTATAAGTTAAAAGTTATAAGTTAAATTAATTACCTTTGTAATCAGATTACAACATATTCCAGAAAGATCTGTGTACATTTTGTGTGTTCTGGCATCAGAACATAATGCGTATGAACTGCAGAAAGGCAACTACCATAAAAGAGGGATAAAAACCGGAATCTGAAGTCGTCTAACCAAAACATGATAAAGCATCGTGGCCCCAATTTTCTCTTTTTCGCACTAGCCTGCCCACAATGCTGTCGGCCTTTTGTGTGGTTCACGTATAGGACCATGTTTCCACACGACCCAATGCATAATCCCAACAAGGGTTATTAATGCAATTTAGATGTGTATGAACATGTATCCAAACGATACTGTATCCATACTTCTGCTGCAGATATTCTGAGAGGCGCCCTTTGGCCAGACGCTTCTAAATGAATGGAATTTCTCAATATTTGTAGTATGTGATTAGAATAGTTTTCTACATACAGAGGGAGATAAAATATAAACTGTGGGAAACAGAAATGATACATGGTAAGAGTCAAAGCTTATTGCAACATAGGCTTGAAGGATAAGTAACAGTTAAAAGTCCACATCTACTTCGACAGGGCTGTCGAATCCAATTCCCTCACTATACTGCATTACAATTGCAGAGGGGTGGTTCAGCTGAACACGAAATAGTACTTGCAGTTGTTTATGTGTATTTTTGTTAAATATGATATAGAAGTAggtaaaataaatcaaacacacCATTATAGTACTTACGGGCACATCCTTCTTGAAGCCACTGGGTGTAGGTCTTGCGATTGTAGTGGTTTTGGCCACAGTAgttgtggcggtggtggtggtgaccagGGTGCTAGCCTGACCAGGCTGCGGGGCTTTGGGCACACCAGGCTGCTGGGACTGAGCTTGGACCTGGGCCAGGGCTAGACTGCCTGGGGTAGTGATGGAGCCTTGCAACTTCACCGGAGGGTCCCGTGACTGCTGGCCATACTCGATATACTGTACACACAGGATATGGAAAGTGCAGAGCGGGAGACTTATTTATCTTGGAGTTGCATTCTTAGGCCCAAACCAAGTCTGGGACAAAGTAAGAAAATCATTAAAATTCAAAACGTGGAAAGGGGAAGATTAGGGAAACCTGTTTACCTCTTGTAAATGATGGGGAAATTGCAAGAAGTGGCCAATTGAGGCCAAGTGTTGACAATACTGAGGATAATCCTTCAATCTAGATTTGAGATGAAGGAAAATGTTAACCTTCTGATACAAAGTTGAAATATGGTAAATGTTTAACAGGGAAAATGTTTGCATACCTGTTTTTGAACCTGTCTAGAGCAGCAATTCCGAAGTAGTACATTTTTGATCCAAAGGGTTTCCGCAATGCTTCAAGAACATAACGCAGCGCCAGTCCTAGAGCCATGTAGGTGACCAGGCCCTTCTCAATGATGCCTCCAAACAGGCAGGCGGTGATGTGGAGCTCCTTGTCTGGGTACTGGGGGAAGAACCGATACTCCTCGAATAGATTGCGCAGCATGCAATTGAACACTTCTCTCTCCCGCTTTATGGTGGAGTCCTTGAACCTCTGCAGCATCTCCAAAACctagaaggagcaggaggaggattaTAGATAACCAAAACTTACTGGAGAACAATGCTGCAGGCCTATACATTTTCACtacaattaaaaaagaaatgatAGTAAGTAACTCAATAGCTTTTGACAACTAATAATGTCAGCGACAACTGATGGGACAATGTGCTAAAACAGGACATCGCACAGCCCTACAATGTACAAAGTTCAGACTCCTCTAGTGACTAAAGCTGCATACCTCATCTACAGACATGGTGGGGTGTGGTGGGTGGTTATAGATGCGCTGGAAGTAGCTGTTGGCTTCATCATCGATCTCCTTACTAAAGTGCTGGTTAGCCTCTGGCCACACCTGAGAGAGGTCCGCTATAAGAGAAGAAAGGAATTAATTAAATCCACATTGTTGTTGGGTTCTCATGAACAAGTTACAAATTGATATAGCATGACTATAGCATCCATGCTCAACATGGGTCCCAAACAACTCAAGGTATCAGAAGGAACCAATCAGTTTACGTAGAACCCTTGGTTGATGCCAAACGCACATTAAAGTGGAACCAATAGACTTGTATTGGAATTCTGATAGCACTTATTCAATGACATTCCTCATGAAGAGCTCGGATTACCACACCATAATCAGTCACTAGTATGAATGCAAGTGGTGAGGAAATGCAGTATTAGGCACGTCTTCTTACTCTGCTGAAAGGTTGGTGGGTTGAGTCCCGGCGTGCTCATCTTCCTTGTGCCGAATGGGTCACTAGTTACTGCAGGCATTCCAAGACCAGAACCAATGCTTGAGCCAATGCCTGATCCAAGAGGACCTAAAAgtaggaaataaataaagggaagaCAAGATCTCAAACAAACCAATAGGTATACAACATGAGGATGATCATTTCTGAATTGTGTTTTTGGGCAACAAAGTCGTGAAATCTTCAGTACCCGAGTCCATGCCAGGAAGCTGGGAAGACAGACTGCCGATGCCCCCAAAGGGTGTGCTGGGGTTGGGATTGGTCAGCGGTGGGAATGCTTTGGCTGGGGACTGTGGGTTACTGAAAGCAGAGCTCAGTGAAGACGGAAAGCCCTGCATGTTTTGGGTGTGTGAGGTGGTGGAACCACCGAGATTCAGGGAACCCATGGCGGACAAAGGGTCAATCTGTGGAAAGAACAAGAAAACCAGCAATGAAGGGAGAAACATTAGAAGACACTGATACGCTAACGATACCAACTATTCACTAAccaccaacattaaaaaaaagtcaaatGATCAGTATTAACAAGCTGCAGCCACTATACACTTGAGGCTAGCTCCTCACTGGacaacataaaaaaatgaaatgcataATGAGCATTCAAAGTTTGTCAGGACATAATATCCAAGACTGTCGCTTGAGTAAAGTCAATCCGAAGAAAATGCTAGACTTAATAAAAAAACGTATCAAGATTTATAATGTTGCTAGCACTTTACTCGTCTACCTCCAGACGTCTTTACCCAGAAGAATACGCACtaatccataaaaaaaaaggtttgctTTGCAAGTCTGTGGACAATCAACCGTTTAAAAGTGTCAAttaaacattacattacattgttAAAAGTCCATTCGCTCTTACACCTTAATCTTCAAAGAAATACTCCCATTTGGGATGATAATGATACAGCAATTTTCATTTTGCAAGAAAGAGTTGCATAAAAGATTAAGCACCGGTCAGGTTTCAATTGAACTTAACCACTGTACGAATAAGACGATGAATCTTCATGACTCAATGAGAACTGCCCCATTAACTGGATAATGGAATAgcccagtggttttcaaactgtggggcgcgccccccctggggggggggccagagttcttcagggggggcgcgacgtgagaaaaaaataaacccgaaaaaaaaactgaaagtcgatgattcaaatcatcagtcgaagtaacataactaaatcaattttcaaccgtttatcttcgtgcaaaccatttaaaaaatcgacacacttgtatcttcaataatatctaaacagaatttcgatatcatttaaaatttcttcagaatcacagttttagtttcatccctcttcgttttcagctgttttcattgaagacgtcagcccattctgatacacctacttctagacatcgtaactcattcctttttcaaccgtttcaaccgtttaccatcggaaacggaattttgatagcatttatacttttttcagagtcagttttagtttcaaaccggcatcgttttcagttgcttataataatttaggtcaccatagcaacgccggtaaacaaaccccgccgaatagtcgaatctctggactgaaaaggcagatctgattcgactggcagtttacacagattaagatgttcaaatgtatttaaaaaaggttaagctaaaacatgcttagataaagttgttaaattgtgttaagaaatgtgtttaaaaacgcacaaagatgttgtaatgtttcagaaatatgtttaaaagatatgtttaaaaaatatgtttcaaatgttttataattatgatcagagatgtttaaaatgtgtaaaataattaaaatagctttcaaaacacaggtatttagaacatttttttgggggggggggggctcagctgaatttttttctctgatggggggctcactctctcacactttgaaaacccctggaaTAGCCCAAAAGGTACAACTGAAATCTACAAACATTAAAAGGGTCTTATTGGGGAGGGATGGTCAGCGAGTGTGATACCTGTACTGGAGAGATGGCATCCAGGCTGCTGGTGCTGGGTGCGCGGCCTTTGGGCATCACTCCTGGTGGCGGCTGGCGGGCTTTGTTCATCACGTTGCTGCAGTTCGCCACCATGGTGAGGATAGTCTCAGACAGTTCCTGGGACACACTCCTTCAGGGGGAAAATATATAACCGGGACAATGTTTAAAACATCTCTGCTGTGATAGCACTCCAGGCACTAAGACACAGGTAAGACAGTCTAGCTGATTTGGGTTTACTACCATTTAAACAAAGTGGAGCCACCTGATaacataacaaataaaacattcattGATGGCAAGACTTATCTTACCCAGCACAGGACTGTAGGCAGGCCAGCATGGTGGCCAACGTCTCCGGGGGCAGCTGGGCGCTCTTGGGCTGGTCCTTGTCTGGAGCCAGACCTCCCATGATTGATGGGCAGCGCCTCTTCAGGAACGTCACACACGCCAGAATGAAAGGCTCCTGAACAAAgaaggaataaaataaataaacattggaCAAAGTTAGGCTATCACAGGTCCTTGTAACCAGTATTCCATGCACAAACAAAAGAAATCAGAATtggtacatttatttatttgacttacCCCGTGCTCTCGTATTTTATCCGTCAGCCATTTGTCTAGTTTGAGGTATTCACGGCGAGAGGCAAGTGCAGCAAGATCAATAACAAAGGCAAACGGAGTAGCATTCAGCAGCATCGACAGAGACTGCGGGAGGAAAAAGATCATTATTGAAAACATATCATCCACCGATCGGTCTTACACTTAGTTGGACCTCTAGTAAGATCATGTCCATGATCATATAAGACAGTTGGGAGGCCTAGGTAAAAACTGGCCGAattagacaggtagacagaaaaGATTAATCTCTTCGGTAGTTAATGATAATTTGGTCCATTTGAATGTACCTTCAAATCCTGGGCCACATCCAGGATACGAGAGAGCTTGGCCTGGTCGTAATGTTCGCCCCTCATGTACCACTCGGCCATCGAGTGCATGATTAGCTGGCGGATAGATGGAGACTGTccctaaaataaatacatatattcatgTTAAATATTATGCAGATGAGGGTGGCAAAGTTGATCTCTTCACGTTCCGATTcaataaaagaaataaaaaacatgaataagcACTCATTCTGGAAATGAGAAgatattagacatcggatcggaATTTTAAAAATGGATGCAACCGAGTTCAATTGAACTTACCTGTCCATGCCAGGCATAGTGCAAGATAATGGCTGAGTTAGGGTGGTTGCCCAGGAAGATAGGCATGAGGGTGGAAATTAGCTCATGTCGAAGTGTGTGCCAGGAAGTGGAAATCTGCAGCAATGCCAGAACCAACATGTCTGGGCAGTGCTTGATGGGGAAGCTGAACAGCTGCTTCACCGGCTCATACTGGCCAACCTCTGACAGTCTGAGTAGGCTCTCTACCAGGTCCAGGCTTTTCCTGTAAACCGAGTGGGCAGAGAGAGTATAGGATAATTAGACATTTAAATTAAAAGGAGTTTTGCCCAACTACattattatagagtaattaaTAAACTAGATAATCACATTTCTATTGTGTCAAGAGCAGCCAATTAAATCCGTACCAGGTTGCAATCTCCTTATTGTCATCTTCAGGTGGCGCCTTGAGGATGTCAATGGCTACTGTGTGACATGGGTAGTCTGCGAAGCAAAACACCTCCGGACTCATCAGGGAATGCTGGATGAACGAAAGCTgttgaagaaagaaaatacaacaaATCACAACCGGTAATGGCTTCCAAAAACAATCTACACGTCTAGTAATCATTCTACATGTTAAATACAGAATGAAAGTGCAGAATTTCAAGTCATAATAAAGCAAGGCTTAAATGTGTGCACGTTTGTTTAAAGGTCTTGATAAGGTACCTGTCCCTCGGCATGTTTCCATGGTCTATAGATGAGATCAACAGGGAACAGCTCCATCGCCAGGCCCCTTACAATGCCACAGACCACAATTTTCAGGCCTTTACTGTCCCGGATCATGAAGCCATGGTGGTCCAATTCATACGTCACCTCCTTGAAGTTTAGATTGGGGTTCTAAAGCAAAGAGGAAAAATTAAGTTACATACTAAGAAACTTTAAGACCCACCGGCACTTGACCAAACAAGAAATATAGCAAAGCTGGATGGATTTTATGATAATGAAGAAGATGAATGACTTGCCACTTCTTTGACCACATCAATGAAAACATCCACgttccaggtgtgtgtctgtgagccaTCACTTTTGTCCTTTCCATCACTCCAGATGCTGCTTCCTGGAGTCGAGATGGACTGGAGGAGACAAACTAAATGTTAAGACAGAGTGAAGCATTTCTAATCCAACTCAGTTTTTCCCACATCGTATGTCGAcgctagggttgccgcggtgtggacattttcacaccgagtaatacgcttgtgtcaacaccggtataaccggtataaacggtattaactttgaaactataggtcaaccgccatcttctccgtcaactctccctcacactcggtgacagcggctggcagcgcgccaatactcagcgtcttataacgttctatatataatagtataatataattttatacatcataatatcacagccaaaagctctggatggccgtagcgcggggagctcacgtagggattgggctttacGGGGTAAGGAAGCACGTAAATTCTCGGCGcgacaattctcccgcacagagcagaactgtggcctattctacacattttaattttcttaattaaaactatattattcatttttactgaatttgttttaaaaaaaaaaaaactgttgccggtgtgcaacaccggTAAcgccggtaataccgtataccgcggcaaccctagtagACGCTAGCATTATCCCCAAGCATTCTTGTTTACCTGTAGTGGAATGCCATCAGCCAGGCCAGAGTGAGTCCGAGCCATCATGCCCAGGACCCTGGCTACCTGGCTGGCCGTCACCTCTCTCACCCCATACTGGAGGATTATGTTCCTGCACTCGTCCATACTGGAGAGGATGAAAGGGACATGAATAGAGTGGATGATTATGT includes:
- the LOC132464561 gene encoding CCR4-NOT transcription complex subunit 1 isoform X2; protein product: MNLDSLSLALSQISYLVDNLTKKNYRASQQEIQHIVNCHGPEADRHLLRCLFSHVDFSGDGKSSGKDFHQTQFLIQECVSLISKPNFISSLCYAIDNPLHYQKSLKPSAHLFTQLSKVLKLSKVQEVIFGLALLISSNTDLRGFAAVFVKQKLPDLLRSYVDADLGGNQEGGFQDIAIEVLHLLLSHLLFGQKGASGVGQEQIEAFLNTLCRDFPQERCPVVLAPLLYPEKRDILMDRILPDSGELLKTMMESSLADFMQEVGYGFCASMDECRNIILQYGVREVTASQVARVLGMMARTHSGLADGIPLQSISTPGSSIWSDGKDKSDGSQTHTWNVDVFIDVVKEVNPNLNFKEVTYELDHHGFMIRDSKGLKIVVCGIVRGLAMELFPVDLIYRPWKHAEGQLSFIQHSLMSPEVFCFADYPCHTVAIDILKAPPEDDNKEIATWKSLDLVESLLRLSEVGQYEPVKQLFSFPIKHCPDMLVLALLQISTSWHTLRHELISTLMPIFLGNHPNSAIILHYAWHGQGQSPSIRQLIMHSMAEWYMRGEHYDQAKLSRILDVAQDLKSLSMLLNATPFAFVIDLAALASRREYLKLDKWLTDKIREHGEPFILACVTFLKRRCPSIMGGLAPDKDQPKSAQLPPETLATMLACLQSCAGSVSQELSETILTMVANCSNVMNKARQPPPGVMPKGRAPSTSSLDAISPVQIDPLSAMGSLNLGGSTTSHTQNMQGFPSSLSSAFSNPQSPAKAFPPLTNPNPSTPFGGIGSLSSQLPGMDSGPLGSGIGSSIGSGLGMPAVTSDPFGTRKMSTPGLNPPTFQQTDLSQVWPEANQHFSKEIDDEANSYFQRIYNHPPHPTMSVDEVLEMLQRFKDSTIKREREVFNCMLRNLFEEYRFFPQYPDKELHITACLFGGIIEKGLVTYMALGLALRYVLEALRKPFGSKMYYFGIAALDRFKNRLKDYPQYCQHLASIGHFLQFPHHLQEYIEYGQQSRDPPVKLQGSITTPGSLALAQVQAQSQQPGVPKAPQPGQASTLVTTTTATTTVAKTTTIARPTPSGFKKDVPVSTIMPSINTTNIDTLLVATDQTERIVEPPENVQEKIAFIFNNLSQSNMTQKVEELKETVKEEFMPWVSQYLVMKRVSIEPNFHSLYSNFLDTLKNPDFGKMVLSETYRNIRVLLTSDKAAANFSDRSLLKNLGHWLGMITLAKNKPILYTDLEVKSLLLEAYVKGQQELLYVVPFVAKVLESSLRSVVFRPQNPWTMAIMNVLAELHQEHDLKLNLKFEIEVLCKNLSLDINDLKPGTLLKDKEKLKSLEEQLSAPKKEAKPPEEMLPIVTTGDFLPFAVAPSTPAATTTACTTTGPPTPQFSYHDINVYALAGLAPHINININIPLLQAHPQLKQCVRQSVERAVQELVHPVVDRSIKIAMTTCEQIVRKDFALDSEESRMRVAAHHMMRNLTAGMAMITCREPLLMSIATNLKNSFAAALRAPTPQQREMMEEAAARIAQDNCELACCFIQKTAVEKAGPEMDKRLATEFELRKHARQEGRRYCDPVVLTYQAERMPEQIRLKVGGVDPKQLAVYEEFARNVPGFLPSNDLSQPTGFLAQPMKQQAWATDDVAQIYDKCMADLEQHLHAIPPALALNPQTQALRSLLEAVALARNSRDGIAALGLLQKAVEGLLDATSGADADLLLRYRECHLLVLKALQDGRAYGPQWCNKQITRCLIECRDEYKYNVEAVELLIRNHLVNMQQYDLHLAQSMENGLHYMAVAFAMQLVKLLLVDERSVGHITEADLFHTIETLMRTSAHSRANAPEGLPQLMDVVRSNYEAMIDRAHGGPNFMMHSGISQASEYDDPPGLREKAEYLLREWVNLYHSAAAGRDSTKAFSAFVGQMHQQGILKTDDLITRFFRLCTEMCVEISYRAQAEQQHNPAASAAIIRAKCYHNLDAFVRLIALLVKHSGEATNTVTKINLLNKVLGIVVGVLIQDHDVRQTEFQQLPYHRIFIMLLLELNAPEHVLETINFQTLTAFCNTFHILRPTKAPGFVYAWLELISHRIFIARMLAHTPQQKGWPMYAQLLIDLFKYLAPFLRNVELNKPMQILYKGTLRVLLVLLHDFPEFLCDYHYGFCDVIPPNCIQLRNLILSAFPRNMRLPDPFTPNLKVDMLSEINIAPRILTNFTGVMPSQFKKDLDSYLKTRSPVTFLSELRSNLQVSNEPGNRYNIQLINALVLYVGTQAIAHIHNKGSTPSMSTITHSAHMDIFQNLAVDLDTEGRYLFLNAIANQLRYPNSHTHYFSCTMLYLFAEANTEAIQEQITRVLLERLIVNRPHPWGLLITFIELIKNPAFKFWSHDFVHCAPEIEKLFQSVAQCCMGQKQAQQVMEGTGAS